A region of Veillonellaceae bacterium DNA encodes the following proteins:
- a CDS encoding phosphoribosyltransferase family protein, with translation MAKNYYELHVAGCTRQLPILPVSDTLSIAGFVILGDTEIVTKASEELAARVPKDTDIIITAETKGIPLAAELARVLGMKRYIVARKSVKAYMQNPIWVEDESITTKGKQRLYLMDTDVEMLHGKNVLLLDDVISTGGSMKAMKALAEKAGAHVIGEAAILAEGNAAKRDDIIFLEKLPLFEHE, from the coding sequence ATGGCAAAGAACTACTATGAATTACATGTGGCAGGCTGCACAAGACAGCTTCCAATCCTTCCAGTCAGCGACACATTGTCGATTGCAGGCTTCGTTATCCTTGGGGATACGGAGATCGTTACCAAGGCATCCGAAGAACTCGCTGCCAGGGTTCCGAAAGACACGGATATCATAATAACCGCTGAAACGAAGGGCATTCCCCTTGCAGCTGAACTGGCGCGCGTCCTTGGAATGAAGCGCTACATCGTTGCAAGAAAGTCTGTCAAAGCATACATGCAGAACCCGATCTGGGTGGAAGATGAATCCATCACGACGAAGGGCAAACAGCGCCTTTACCTCATGGACACGGATGTGGAAATGCTCCACGGCAAAAACGTCCTCCTTCTTGATGATGTCATCAGCACAGGCGGATCCATGAAAGCCATGAAGGCCCTTGCTGAAAAAGCAGGCGCACATGTCATTGGCGAAGCTGCCATCCTTGCAGAAGGAAATGCAGCAAAGAGAGACGACATCATTTTCCTTGAAAAACTCCCTCTTTTTGAACACGAATAA
- a CDS encoding DUF3006 domain-containing protein, which produces MKKEAIVDRIEGKVAVLLTDDEEEIHIPAAWFDDMHEGMAIDMEFTENPEREKESMESAEDLLADIKKMNGIE; this is translated from the coding sequence ATGAAAAAGGAAGCCATTGTAGACCGCATTGAAGGGAAAGTCGCCGTTCTTCTGACAGACGATGAAGAGGAAATCCATATTCCTGCTGCCTGGTTCGACGATATGCATGAAGGCATGGCCATCGACATGGAATTCACCGAAAATCCTGAAAGGGAAAAAGAATCCATGGAATCCGCCGAAGACCTTCTGGCAGATATCAAGAAAATGAACGGAATTGAATAA
- a CDS encoding MBL fold metallo-hydrolase: MHLFKKLAKAFMIILLAAVTGFALAGCGGGGASSSAAKAPAAGAAKTPAKPGDKLIIRMLDIGQGDAFLLEKDGKFAMIDTGDVEHREALVKYLHEYGVKELSNVIITHPHADHMGGMKAVFDNIKVDNIYDDGVPTNTNTYKTYLKNIKAKNIPFHIPKAGETIALFDGVDFHVAGPVSEITDQKGRPDLNNNSIVGKLTYGDFSMLFTGDAEKEEESAILKSGFGLKSDVLKVGHHGSRTGTTPSFLKAVAPKEAFISCGQGNDYGHPHKETMTKLEKAGIHIFRTDRDGTVTLTTDGSTYQIAKEH; this comes from the coding sequence ATGCATTTATTTAAAAAGTTAGCAAAAGCATTCATGATCATCCTTCTGGCAGCTGTCACAGGCTTTGCACTGGCAGGCTGTGGGGGAGGCGGCGCATCATCAAGCGCGGCGAAAGCGCCGGCAGCAGGCGCGGCAAAGACGCCGGCCAAACCGGGAGACAAGCTCATTATCCGTATGCTCGATATCGGGCAGGGCGATGCTTTCCTTCTTGAGAAGGACGGCAAGTTTGCCATGATCGATACAGGCGATGTCGAACACAGAGAGGCGCTCGTGAAGTACCTTCACGAATACGGTGTCAAGGAATTATCCAATGTCATCATCACGCATCCGCATGCCGATCATATGGGCGGCATGAAGGCTGTCTTCGACAATATCAAAGTTGATAACATTTATGATGACGGCGTTCCGACAAATACGAATACGTACAAGACCTACCTGAAGAATATCAAGGCAAAGAACATCCCGTTCCATATTCCGAAGGCCGGCGAAACGATTGCTCTCTTTGACGGCGTCGATTTCCACGTGGCAGGACCGGTCAGTGAAATCACGGATCAGAAGGGCCGTCCGGATCTCAATAACAATTCCATTGTAGGAAAGCTGACATACGGAGACTTCTCCATGCTCTTTACCGGGGATGCAGAAAAGGAAGAAGAGTCTGCCATCCTTAAGAGCGGCTTTGGCCTGAAGAGTGATGTCCTCAAGGTCGGCCATCACGGCAGCCGCACAGGCACGACGCCTTCCTTCCTGAAAGCAGTCGCTCCTAAGGAAGCATTTATTTCCTGCGGACAGGGCAATGATTACGGCCATCCGCACAAGGAAACCATGACGAAGCTTGAAAAAGCAGGCATCCACATTTTCCGCACGGACCGCGACGGCACTGTCACACTCACAACGGATGGAAGCACGTACCAGATTGCAAAGGAGCATTAA
- the guaA gene encoding glutamine-hydrolyzing GMP synthase — translation MKHQEIVIIVDFGGQYAQLIARRVRECGVYCEILPYNKPASEILVPNLKGIIFSGGPSSVNAENAPQIDPDVFKAGVPILGICYGMQLMAKTLGGEVVKPKAHEYGHTEFFRDGSSALFEGVSEKTAVWMSHGDSVTDMPAGFGLTGHTALTPTAAMADEARRFFGVQFHPEVVHTPEGTTMLKNFLFKICECEGGWSMGNYINIAVESIREKVGNHNVICALSGGVDSSVAAVLVHKAIGDQLTCVFVDHGFLRLGEAEQVVDTFTNKFNMKLVHIDASKHFMDLLAGVTEPEKKRKTIGAEFIHTFQEEANKLEDVKFLVQGTLYPDVVESGTATAATIKSHHNVGGLPKDMKFELIEPLRELFKDEVRQLGRELGLPEEVINRQPFPGPGLAIRIIGEITPERLDILRRADFIVRDVIKQHGLYNDIWQSFAVLPAAIRSVGVQGDERTYDYTVGIRAVTSSDGMTADYFRFPWEVLDEMSRRICNEVAGVNRVVYDVTSKPPSTIEWE, via the coding sequence ATGAAGCATCAGGAAATAGTCATCATTGTTGACTTCGGCGGACAGTATGCCCAGCTCATTGCGCGCCGTGTGCGCGAATGCGGCGTATACTGCGAAATCCTGCCGTACAACAAGCCAGCCAGTGAGATTCTGGTCCCCAACCTGAAGGGGATTATTTTCTCCGGCGGCCCGTCCAGCGTCAATGCGGAAAATGCACCGCAGATTGATCCGGACGTTTTCAAGGCAGGCGTGCCGATTTTAGGCATCTGCTACGGCATGCAGCTCATGGCAAAGACCCTGGGCGGCGAAGTCGTAAAGCCAAAAGCGCATGAATACGGCCATACTGAATTCTTCCGTGACGGCAGCTCCGCACTCTTTGAAGGCGTTTCTGAAAAGACAGCCGTATGGATGAGCCACGGCGACTCCGTTACAGACATGCCTGCAGGCTTTGGCCTGACCGGTCATACAGCCCTGACACCGACTGCAGCTATGGCAGATGAAGCAAGACGCTTCTTCGGCGTACAGTTCCACCCGGAAGTCGTTCATACTCCGGAAGGCACCACCATGCTGAAGAACTTCCTCTTCAAGATCTGCGAATGCGAAGGCGGATGGTCCATGGGCAACTACATCAATATTGCTGTAGAAAGCATCCGTGAAAAAGTAGGAAATCACAACGTCATCTGCGCACTGTCCGGCGGCGTTGATTCCTCCGTTGCCGCTGTCCTTGTCCACAAGGCTATCGGTGATCAGCTGACCTGCGTTTTCGTCGATCACGGTTTCCTCCGTCTTGGCGAAGCGGAACAGGTCGTCGACACCTTCACAAACAAATTCAACATGAAACTCGTCCATATCGATGCATCCAAGCATTTCATGGACCTTCTTGCAGGCGTAACCGAACCTGAAAAGAAGAGAAAGACGATTGGCGCTGAATTCATTCATACCTTCCAGGAAGAAGCCAATAAGCTTGAAGACGTGAAATTCCTCGTCCAGGGCACACTCTATCCTGACGTCGTGGAATCCGGCACAGCCACCGCTGCTACCATCAAATCCCACCACAACGTAGGCGGCCTTCCGAAGGACATGAAGTTCGAACTCATCGAACCGCTGCGTGAACTCTTCAAGGATGAAGTCCGCCAGCTCGGCCGCGAACTCGGACTTCCAGAAGAAGTCATCAACCGCCAGCCGTTCCCAGGTCCTGGTCTTGCTATCCGCATCATCGGCGAAATCACCCCGGAAAGACTTGATATCCTCCGCAGAGCTGATTTCATCGTCAGAGACGTCATCAAACAGCATGGCCTCTACAATGATATCTGGCAGTCCTTCGCCGTACTGCCGGCAGCTATCCGCTCCGTAGGCGTACAGGGCGACGAAAGAACCTATGACTACACCGTAGGCATCCGCGCTGTAACAAGTTCTGATGGCATGACTGCTGATTACTTCCGTTTCCCGTGGGAAGTCCTCGACGAAATGTCCAGAAGAATCTGCAACGAAGTGGCAGGGGTCAACCGCGTCGTTTACGACGTCACCTCCAAGCCGCCGAGCACCATCGAATGGGAATAA
- a CDS encoding M20 family metallopeptidase → MDVKTLAWQEKETVVSLRRHFHENPELSQKEFKTMDTIEEFLHKYGIETVRVPHGGVFGFLDSGKPGWTMLMRADIDALPIKEDPVNMAKERVCISGNEGVMHACGHDGHMAMLLTEAKILAQHKDEWEGKIVFMFEEAEEMGERGIAPLLRYLRDNKIHIDTCFGTHVMWNLPAGKVGILYGSALAGAYFFRVKLHGKSGHGSRPDMAQSPIECFISIASELRSYRMRAVDPSDSLTYSFGCVQAGHEPNIIPDELMFAGTARCTKNDDGLAFRDTFLKVTKGIAELHGLTAEIVEDQYFPVTVNTRECVDLARKSVTEALGSDALDPDCPMWMATETFSITESTYPGVFFFTGIYDPEVGSGSPHHTPKFDIAEDGLVTGVAAALAYVTRALAEKPETPSFHPTDLESMLKLT, encoded by the coding sequence TTGGATGTAAAAACATTAGCATGGCAGGAAAAAGAGACGGTAGTCAGCCTTCGCCGTCATTTCCACGAAAATCCGGAATTATCGCAGAAAGAATTCAAGACGATGGATACCATCGAGGAGTTCCTGCACAAGTATGGCATAGAAACAGTCAGAGTGCCGCATGGCGGTGTATTCGGCTTCCTGGACAGCGGGAAACCCGGCTGGACGATGCTCATGAGAGCAGACATTGATGCGCTTCCCATCAAGGAAGACCCTGTCAATATGGCAAAAGAAAGAGTCTGCATTTCAGGAAATGAAGGCGTCATGCATGCCTGCGGCCATGACGGCCATATGGCCATGCTCCTTACCGAAGCCAAGATCCTTGCCCAGCACAAGGATGAATGGGAAGGGAAGATCGTCTTCATGTTCGAAGAGGCTGAGGAAATGGGGGAAAGAGGCATTGCGCCGCTTCTCCGCTACCTCCGTGACAACAAGATCCATATCGACACCTGCTTCGGCACCCATGTCATGTGGAACCTTCCGGCAGGAAAGGTCGGCATCCTTTACGGAAGTGCCCTGGCCGGTGCTTACTTCTTCCGCGTAAAGCTTCACGGGAAGAGCGGCCACGGATCCCGTCCGGATATGGCACAGAGCCCGATTGAATGCTTCATTTCCATTGCAAGCGAGCTTCGTTCCTACCGTATGCGCGCCGTCGATCCGTCCGACAGCCTGACATACTCCTTCGGCTGTGTGCAGGCAGGCCATGAACCAAATATCATTCCGGATGAATTGATGTTTGCAGGGACGGCCCGCTGCACAAAGAATGACGACGGCCTTGCTTTCCGTGATACCTTCCTCAAAGTAACGAAGGGCATTGCTGAGCTCCACGGCCTGACGGCAGAAATCGTTGAAGACCAGTACTTCCCGGTTACCGTCAATACGAGAGAATGCGTCGACCTTGCCAGGAAATCCGTCACGGAAGCCCTTGGAAGCGATGCGCTTGATCCGGACTGCCCGATGTGGATGGCCACGGAAACCTTCTCCATCACGGAATCGACATACCCGGGCGTCTTCTTCTTCACCGGCATCTATGATCCGGAAGTCGGAAGCGGAAGCCCGCACCACACGCCGAAATTCGACATTGCCGAAGACGGCCTCGTCACCGGCGTTGCCGCCGCCCTTGCCTACGTCACAAGAGCCCTTGCAGAAAAGCCGGAAACACCGTCCTTCCACCCGACAGACCTTGAAAGCATGCTGAAATTAACCTGA
- a CDS encoding DUF308 domain-containing protein translates to MLGSIVLILGSLLFIGAGIFCILQPEISLLIVGWYIGFVLVLGGALQIIRFFQIDPGYRSFWHLLIALLDVVFGIWMLVSMVFTLVAYMLPLMFAIYILLRGILMIVLRKKKEREMKHSSLYMPVAIIEILIGAALILRPDAAGIIFMYCVALALIWTGISTFMIWRQSEAADDSEL, encoded by the coding sequence ATGTTAGGTTCAATTGTATTGATACTCGGGAGTCTGCTCTTCATTGGCGCAGGCATATTCTGCATCCTGCAGCCGGAGATCTCGCTTCTGATCGTTGGATGGTATATCGGATTCGTACTCGTTCTGGGCGGCGCGCTTCAGATAATCCGCTTTTTCCAGATTGATCCGGGCTACCGATCCTTCTGGCATCTGCTTATTGCCCTGCTCGACGTAGTATTCGGCATCTGGATGCTTGTCAGCATGGTATTCACGCTGGTTGCATACATGCTTCCTCTTATGTTCGCCATCTACATCCTGCTCCGCGGCATCCTGATGATTGTACTCCGGAAGAAGAAAGAAAGGGAAATGAAGCACTCTTCGCTTTACATGCCTGTGGCCATCATTGAAATCCTGATCGGCGCAGCCCTTATCCTGAGACCGGATGCAGCAGGCATCATCTTCATGTACTGCGTAGCACTGGCACTCATCTGGACCGGCATCTCGACATTCATGATCTGGAGACAGAGCGAAGCAGCTGATGACTCCGAATTATAA
- a CDS encoding NAD(P)H-hydrate dehydratase — MILTSTAESRLLDKIAMTEYGLPEAVLMENAGRAVVSRMREFTDWEGAFTVIVCGTGNNGGDGFVSARYARGAGARVLVILMGDPSHMGESAKMYRKTAEKMGIPVIEVMEAEEAAPYLYDADIIIDSLIGTGLASKVKGEKAALIDIINDTDALIVSTDIPSGLVTDTGRPAGTAVNADFTVALGSVKRGHVLYPGSEHTGRLLFSPIGIPEEASEDFPVRLLFREDIAPLLPVRNQISHKGKNGFLGIFAGSSGMEGAALLAGQGALYAGAGKTAIITTGDAAPIMAGKFPEIMVSSIGNGPHFTEDMAEAALEKAKAYDVIAIGPGIGRDEETVKFVKKMIENFEKTIILDADGLYVAAEAQIDFKSCPGRLILTPHVGEFARLTGLSASEIEEKRIDAASDFSKKNRLVLVLKGAPTVIGLPDGRSYVNTTGNPGMATGGMGDTLTGVIGAMAAQGMSPSSSAAVGVYLHGLAGDLAAETTPIGYRVTDLARLLPKARAQITEMDE, encoded by the coding sequence ATGATTCTGACAAGTACGGCGGAGTCCAGGCTGCTGGACAAGATCGCCATGACAGAGTACGGACTGCCGGAAGCTGTCCTGATGGAAAATGCAGGGCGCGCTGTCGTCAGCCGTATGAGAGAGTTTACGGACTGGGAAGGCGCATTCACTGTCATTGTCTGCGGTACGGGCAATAATGGCGGGGATGGGTTCGTCAGTGCCCGCTATGCAAGAGGTGCCGGCGCCAGGGTCCTTGTCATCCTCATGGGGGATCCGTCCCACATGGGAGAGTCGGCAAAGATGTATCGGAAAACGGCTGAGAAGATGGGGATTCCTGTCATTGAGGTGATGGAAGCAGAGGAAGCGGCTCCCTATCTCTATGATGCGGATATCATTATCGATTCTTTGATCGGAACGGGCCTTGCAAGCAAAGTGAAGGGCGAGAAGGCAGCGCTCATCGATATCATCAATGACACGGATGCGCTTATCGTTTCGACCGACATTCCAAGCGGCCTTGTGACGGATACGGGAAGACCGGCAGGGACGGCTGTCAATGCGGATTTCACCGTCGCTCTTGGATCCGTGAAGCGCGGTCATGTCCTTTATCCGGGAAGCGAGCATACGGGCCGGCTTCTCTTCTCGCCGATCGGCATTCCTGAGGAAGCGTCCGAGGATTTCCCTGTCCGTCTTCTTTTCAGGGAAGATATCGCACCTCTCCTTCCTGTGAGGAATCAGATTTCCCATAAAGGAAAGAACGGATTCCTTGGCATTTTTGCAGGATCATCCGGTATGGAAGGCGCAGCACTCCTTGCAGGGCAGGGAGCTCTCTATGCAGGGGCGGGCAAGACAGCCATCATCACGACAGGCGATGCTGCGCCCATCATGGCAGGGAAGTTCCCTGAAATCATGGTTTCTTCCATCGGAAACGGTCCGCATTTCACGGAAGACATGGCAGAAGCAGCCCTTGAGAAGGCCAAAGCGTATGACGTCATCGCTATCGGGCCCGGCATCGGCAGGGATGAGGAAACGGTGAAGTTCGTGAAGAAAATGATCGAAAACTTCGAGAAGACGATCATCCTTGATGCGGACGGGCTCTACGTAGCCGCCGAGGCGCAGATTGATTTCAAGTCCTGCCCGGGCCGGTTAATCCTGACACCGCATGTGGGAGAGTTTGCAAGGCTGACAGGCCTTTCTGCTTCCGAAATCGAGGAGAAGAGGATTGATGCCGCATCCGATTTCTCGAAGAAGAACCGCCTCGTCCTTGTCCTTAAGGGTGCGCCTACGGTCATCGGCCTTCCTGACGGCCGATCCTACGTCAATACGACGGGAAATCCCGGCATGGCGACAGGCGGCATGGGAGATACGCTGACAGGCGTCATCGGTGCGATGGCAGCGCAGGGTATGAGCCCGTCTTCCTCAGCGGCGGTCGGCGTCTACCTGCACGGCCTTGCCGGAGATCTGGCGGCAGAAACGACACCGATAGGCTACCGCGTGACCGATCTGGCGCGCCTCCTTCCAAAGGCAAGAGCGCAGATCACTGAAATGGATGAATAG
- a CDS encoding uroporphyrinogen decarboxylase: MAQTKRELVKAALDCRPADRVPVGFWHHFLADQRHADALADPSAWNDNLAGHESFYQSWHPDFMKVMTDGFFLYPHQQLHDLKSIRDAAGIRPLGRDSEWVQKQVELCGILTERYGKDVMVFYNLFAPTRCIEFQQTGSDAKTVITRFMKEDPEALKEVMAVLTEDIATLARAVITEGHADGIYLSVQNIPHPDMTNEKYREFITPSEKAVLEAANESSDYNLLHICGYMGCHNDLTWYKDYPFKAVNWAVAFEGVPLEKGEEIFDHRCVIGGFDNNPEGVLYSGSQEEVKAETKKILDKAGTKGVILGADCTVPKDIDPVRFEWVREAAEKYSK; encoded by the coding sequence ATGGCACAGACTAAGAGAGAACTCGTAAAGGCAGCTCTTGACTGCAGACCGGCAGACCGCGTGCCGGTAGGTTTCTGGCATCATTTCCTGGCAGATCAGAGACACGCAGACGCACTGGCCGATCCTTCAGCATGGAATGACAATCTGGCGGGCCATGAATCGTTTTACCAGTCATGGCATCCGGATTTCATGAAAGTCATGACGGATGGATTCTTCCTCTATCCGCACCAGCAGCTTCATGATCTGAAATCGATCAGGGATGCTGCCGGCATCAGGCCGCTTGGCAGGGATTCGGAATGGGTCCAGAAGCAGGTAGAGCTCTGCGGCATCCTGACAGAGCGGTACGGGAAAGATGTCATGGTTTTCTACAATCTTTTCGCGCCCACAAGATGCATTGAATTCCAGCAGACAGGAAGCGATGCGAAGACAGTCATCACCCGTTTCATGAAGGAAGATCCGGAAGCTCTGAAGGAAGTCATGGCCGTACTGACGGAAGATATCGCGACACTGGCCCGCGCTGTCATCACAGAAGGCCATGCAGACGGCATCTACCTTTCCGTACAGAATATCCCGCATCCGGACATGACGAATGAAAAGTACCGCGAGTTCATCACGCCTTCGGAAAAGGCAGTCCTCGAAGCGGCCAATGAATCATCTGATTACAACCTTCTTCATATCTGCGGCTACATGGGATGCCACAATGATCTGACATGGTATAAGGACTATCCGTTCAAGGCCGTCAACTGGGCTGTCGCTTTTGAAGGCGTGCCGCTTGAAAAGGGAGAGGAAATCTTTGATCACCGCTGCGTGATCGGAGGCTTCGATAACAATCCTGAAGGCGTCCTTTACAGCGGAAGCCAGGAAGAGGTCAAAGCAGAAACGAAGAAAATCCTGGACAAGGCAGGAACGAAGGGCGTCATCTTAGGCGCAGACTGCACCGTCCCCAAGGATATCGACCCTGTCCGCTTTGAATGGGTCAGGGAAGCTGCTGAAAAGTACTCGAAGTAA
- the acpS gene encoding holo-ACP synthase, with amino-acid sequence MLFVGVDLVKIERWERILEKFPARAEKIFTPDEIAHCEKKGKKRAESYAALWGAREAAGKTLGIGIFGSAWQDAYVTWSKWGAPELHLKGTFEKRAKELGVTEMSISISHEDHMSIAVVVMAGGKS; translated from the coding sequence ATGCTATTCGTCGGAGTAGATCTCGTCAAGATAGAACGCTGGGAACGGATTCTGGAGAAATTTCCTGCCAGGGCAGAGAAAATTTTCACGCCGGATGAAATTGCCCATTGCGAAAAGAAAGGAAAAAAGCGGGCTGAGTCCTATGCGGCTCTCTGGGGAGCCAGGGAGGCAGCCGGCAAAACGCTGGGAATCGGTATCTTCGGATCGGCCTGGCAGGATGCCTATGTCACATGGTCCAAGTGGGGAGCGCCGGAGCTTCATCTGAAGGGCACGTTTGAAAAGCGGGCCAAGGAGCTTGGCGTCACGGAAATGTCGATTTCCATTTCGCATGAAGATCATATGTCCATCGCGGTGGTCGTGATGGCAGGAGGCAAATCATGA